The Juglans regia cultivar Chandler chromosome 1, Walnut 2.0, whole genome shotgun sequence nucleotide sequence GCCGGCTGCAAAAAAACACCCATGATTGGGacccttttattattattatttttttttggcaagcGAATAATCTTGCTCGATGTATACAAGTCACAATATTACAGTTTTTTGCTGCGACAAACCAGTCCTGAGGCTGGCCGGGGGACCCTTTCCCCGCAACTCCCCACCTAACATCGAGCTTCCATTGGACCTAATGCCCATTTCATTATAAATGATCTTTAATCAATTCTGACAACACCACGATGCCCAAACAAAACACCCCACGAGACCAAATACCTTTCTTTTGACACATGATATTCAACCACCATTGTAAAAACCATCACCAACATCAGTATTGCTACGTTATCTTACCTTTTAAAGCGTGGAACTTCATTTTCCCACACATTCCCAAACTCAAAGCCCTTAGCTTCAAATCATTCCTGATCAATATGCTATCTGCACCCTTTCTGATGAGCCTGTTGTTGGAGAGGAAAAAGCCAAGAGCTGCCACCGATGAATTGGCTGCGGTTAAAGCGGCTGCATGGGCGTGGTACCAACGTGGACCTGGGTCGGACGGGAGGCTTATGGCTGAATTTGATCTTATGAGGACTCGTCGAACACCTGGACCGTCTCTTTTCAAGCTGGAAGCAATGAGAATGGCTGAAGAAGAAGCCATATTGGAAGGATACTCGCAAGCGACGAGTAGTCCGATCTATACTGATACATCTCTTCTAGATGATTTTGAGATTGAGAGTATTTCCCGGCAACTGGACTGTCTGATAGAATCCAGTGGCAGCAAGTTTCAT carries:
- the LOC108987957 gene encoding uncharacterized protein LOC108987957 → MIFNHHCKNHHQHQYCYVILPFKAWNFIFPHIPKLKALSFKSFLINMLSAPFLMSLLLERKKPRAATDELAAVKAAAWAWYQRGPGSDGRLMAEFDLMRTRRTPGPSLFKLEAMRMAEEEAILEGYSQATSSPIYTDTSLLDDFEIESISRQLDCLIESSGSKFHRKFMAAGDHHDHHQENVTVLLRNGTGTGMKKNKKKKKKKGFWQRHAMVACGTREDHVVDALRDRRKPHEKRTPVVSYM